The Oscillatoria acuminata PCC 6304 genomic interval CAGATCTGGGCGATCGCCTTGTCGTCAAGCAGGGGAGTCAGTTCCGGAATTAAAATCACATCAGCACCCCCAGCAATTCCCGCGTGGAGTGCCAAATGTCCCGCATCCCGTCCCATCACTTCCGCTACCATGACTCGTTCATGACTCGCAGCAGTAAAGGTGAGGTTGTACAGCGCTTCAGTAACCGTATCCACAGCAGTCTGGAATCCTACCGCACGTTCGGTAAAGGGGACATCGTTATCGATGGTTTTGGGAACCCCGATCATATTCCAATTGCCTTTGACCGCCAAATCATAGATAATGTCCAAGCTGCCATCGCCCCCGATCGCCACCAAGCCATCGAGATTTAAGCGTTGATAGCCTTCTAAAATCTGTTGAGCTACTTCCGGTTTTTCTGTATTCCCTTTACTCAGACTTCCCAGAACACTGCCACTGAGAAATTGCAGCACGTCAAGACCCTGTAACAATCCAGGGATGTCATAACCATGCTCGTTCAATTTCAAGTCTTCGGGTTGGCGAGTTCCGTTGGCAACATCGATGAATCCGTCAGTGCCGTAGGGAATGCCATAGACTTCCCATCCCTTGCGGGAGGAGCATTTAACCACGGCTCTAATTACAGCATTCAGTCCGGGACAGTCTCCACCACTGGTCAGAATACCAATTCTTTTTTTTGGGTGTGTCATAGTGCGTTTACCTGTTCACTCTCTTAATTTATTCCGAACTCC includes:
- a CDS encoding ATP-dependent 6-phosphofructokinase, giving the protein MTHPKKRIGILTSGGDCPGLNAVIRAVVKCSSRKGWEVYGIPYGTDGFIDVANGTRQPEDLKLNEHGYDIPGLLQGLDVLQFLSGSVLGSLSKGNTEKPEVAQQILEGYQRLNLDGLVAIGGDGSLDIIYDLAVKGNWNMIGVPKTIDNDVPFTERAVGFQTAVDTVTEALYNLTFTAASHERVMVAEVMGRDAGHLALHAGIAGGADVILIPELTPLLDDKAIAQICDKIATLRQDKRKFALVVVAEGVKHEDRRQHRNIGDYLAQQIKLYSQKLCSLDRPEFCGLDEIDTRVTVLGHLQRSGTPSSFDRILATAFGIKAVELIEQGHYNRLVVWEGGKVESKPLDLVIQLVRQCHQEKRCASPVDPDGFMVQTARALGIYVGDASHSVEYNGSNVPATPTAVS